Proteins found in one Patagioenas fasciata isolate bPatFas1 chromosome 13, bPatFas1.hap1, whole genome shotgun sequence genomic segment:
- the MVD gene encoding diphosphomevalonate decarboxylase produces the protein MAEERALAMVTCTAPVNIAVIKYWGKRDNDLILPINSSLSVTLHQDQLKTTTTAAASRDFTEDRLWLNGEEANVGHPRLQACLREVQRLARKRRGGSAKDVGPLSLSYKIHIATENNFPTAAGLASSAAGYACLVSALARLYGVEGELSEVARRGSGSACRSMLGGFVQWQRGERPDGRDSLALQVAPETHWPELRVLVMVVSGEKKPVGSTAGMQTSVDTSPLLKHRAEVVVPERLELMMRHIRERDFEGFGQLTMKDSNQFHATCLDTFPPIFYLNDTSRHIIALVHRFNTHHGRTKVAYTFDAGPNAVIFTLADTVAEFVEVVKRSFPPATNGDQFLRGLPVGSASLSEELLAAVVTEPVPGAVRYILHTQPGPGPQLLDDPSQHLLGADGLPHRST, from the exons aTGGCGGAGGAGCGGGCGCTCGCCATGGTCACCTGCACGGCCCCGGTCAACATCGCTGTCATCAAGTACT GGGGCAAGCGTGACAATGATCTGATCCTGCCCATCAACTCCTCCCTGAGTGTGACGCTGCACCAGGACCAG CTGAAGACCACCACCACAGCTGCCGCCAGCCGGGACTTCACGGAGGACCGGCTGTGGCTGAATGGGGAGGAGGCCAACGTGGGGCACCCCCGGCTGCAGGCCTGCCTGCGGGAGG TGCAGCGCCTGGCCCGCAAGCGCCGAGGCGGCAGCGCCAAGGACGTGGGCCCGCTCAGCCTCTCCTACAAAATCCACATCGCCACCGAGAACAACTTCCCCACCGCTGCTGGTTTGGCGTCCTCCGCTGCCGGCTATGCCTGCCTGG TGTCGGCACTGGCGCGGCTGTACGGCGTGGAGGGTGAGCTGTCGGAGGTGGCACGGCGCGGCTCGGGCAGCGCCTGCCGCAGCATGCTGGGGGGCTTCGTGCAGTGGCAGCGGGGCGAGCGACCGGATGGCCGGGACAGCCTGGCCCTGCAAGTGGCCCCTGAAACGCACTGGCCGGAGCTCAGAGTCCTCGTCATGGTG GTCAGCGGGGAGAAGAAGCCGGTGGGCAGCACAGCGGGGATGCAGACCAGCGTGGACACCAGCCCCTTGCTGAAG CACCGAGCAGAGGTGGTGGTACCGGAGCGCCTGGAGCTGATGATGCGGCACATCCGTGAGCGGGACTTCGAGGGCTTCGGGCAACTCACCATGAAGGACAGCAACCAGTTCCACGCCACTTGCCTTGACACCTTCCCCCCCATCTTCTACCTCAATGACACCTCGCGGCACATCATCGCCCTGGTGCACCGCTTCAACACCCACCATGGCCGCACCAAG GTTGCCTACACCTTTGACGCCGGCCCCAATGCTGTCATCTTCACGCTGGCCGACACTGTGGCTGAGTTTGTGGAGGTGGTGAAACGCAGCTTTCCCCCCGCCACCAACGGGGACCA GTTCCTGCGGGGACTGCCTGTGGGCTCGGCCTCACTGTCGGAGGAGCTGCTGGCGGCTGTTGTGACGGAGCCGGTGCCAGGGGCCGTTCGGTACATCCTGCACACCCAG cccggCCCCGGTCCCCAGCTCCTGGATGACCCCAGTCAGCACCTCCTGGGAGCGGATGGGCTGCCCCACCGCAGCACCTGA
- the CYBA gene encoding cytochrome b-245 light chain isoform X2, whose amino-acid sequence MIQGVVCGEWAWPRAKVAGLHCSGASAFRVRTSGTEPNGTGTNHGADRVGHVGERAGAGGRAHGQKYLTAVVKVFGPLTRNYYIRAILHAALAVPAGFLLSTILGTVCLGIASGIYLLAAVRGEEWRPIEQKPQERPHVGDTIKQPPSNPPPRPPADARKKLPAEVGGQVNPIPVEAE is encoded by the exons ATGATTCAGGGCGTGGTCTGCGGTGAATGGGCGTGGCCTCGGGCGAAAGTGGCTGGGTTACACTGTAGCGGCGCATCCGCCTTCCGGGTCCGGACGAGCGGAACGGAACCGAACGGGACCGGGACGAACCATGGGGCAGATCGAGTGGGCCATGTGGGCGAACGAGCAGGCGCTGGCGGCCGGGCTCA CGGACAGAAGTACCTGACGGCAGTGGTGAAGGtgtttgggcccctcacaaggAATTACTACATCCGCGCCATCCTGCACGCTGC CCTGGCCGTCCCTGCCGGTTTCCTCCTCTCCACCATCCTGGGCACTGTCTGCTTGGGCATTGCCAGCGGCATCTACCTGCTG GCGGCGGTGCGTGGGGAGGAGTGGAGACCCATTGAGCAGAAGCCCCAGGAGCGGCCACATGTTGGGGACACCATCAAGCAGCCCCCCAGcaaccccccgccccggccccctgCTGATGCCCGCAAGAAACTGCCGgcagaggtgggggggcaggtgaaCCCCATCCCTGTCGAGGCTGAGTAA
- the CYBA gene encoding cytochrome b-245 light chain isoform X1 encodes MGQIEWAMWANEQALAAGLIMLTGGIVAVAGQFKGWYFAAYAIAAGVLVCLLEYPRSKRKKGSTMERCGQKYLTAVVKVFGPLTRNYYIRAILHAALAVPAGFLLSTILGTVCLGIASGIYLLAAVRGEEWRPIEQKPQERPHVGDTIKQPPSNPPPRPPADARKKLPAEVGGQVNPIPVEAE; translated from the exons ATGGGGCAGATCGAGTGGGCCATGTGGGCGAACGAGCAGGCGCTGGCGGCCGGGCTCA TCATGCTGACGGGCGGGATCGTGGCCGTGGCGGGGCAGTTCAAGGGCTGGTACTTCGCGGCGTACGCCAT CGCAGCAGGTGTTTTGGTCTGCCTGCTCGAGTACCCCCGGAGCAAACGGAAAAAGGGCTCGACCATGGAGAGGTG CGGACAGAAGTACCTGACGGCAGTGGTGAAGGtgtttgggcccctcacaaggAATTACTACATCCGCGCCATCCTGCACGCTGC CCTGGCCGTCCCTGCCGGTTTCCTCCTCTCCACCATCCTGGGCACTGTCTGCTTGGGCATTGCCAGCGGCATCTACCTGCTG GCGGCGGTGCGTGGGGAGGAGTGGAGACCCATTGAGCAGAAGCCCCAGGAGCGGCCACATGTTGGGGACACCATCAAGCAGCCCCCCAGcaaccccccgccccggccccctgCTGATGCCCGCAAGAAACTGCCGgcagaggtgggggggcaggtgaaCCCCATCCCTGTCGAGGCTGAGTAA